From Pseudonocardia autotrophica, one genomic window encodes:
- a CDS encoding acetoacetate--CoA ligase, whose translation MTDILWSPSDARIASSPLREFLDRLQEREGRPFPDHDALWAWSVADLDRFWTAVVDHYDVELSTPWTQVRTADPMPHTRWFTGARLNWARHALRHGADDAPALLCVQEGGRAAREISWAELRGSVAAAAAWLRRAGVRPGDRVAAYLPNTEHAVIGVLAAAAVGAVWACCSPDFGAEGTIGRLAQLEPTVLIAADGYHWNGREIDRGDVVAQLRANLPTVRRVVHVPYLFDRPAPEGSTPWAELLAEPAPLEFAQVEFSHPLWVLFTSGTTGLPKGLVHGHGGITLEGLKWSGLYCGLRAGERMFAVTSTGWALWNMQLGALTRGATIVLYEGSPGHPDGAVFEVTARTRADVLLLGAAVVTATSNTGVSPRAEHDLGGLRHVMVSGSALPSAGYHWILEHVGAHVRIDSTSGGTDISGSFIGGNEYAPVRVGRIGGRLAGVDCAAWDDDGEPVVGTVGDLVVTQPMPSMPVYLWNDPDAVRYTDSYFDTWPGVWRHGDWVTFHPEGDVSVHGRSDSTLNRQGVRLGSSDFYDVLETLPEIAETLVVGVEEPDDGYWLGLFVVPAEGHVLDDELRDTIVTTLRSRLTARHVPDEIIAAPAVPHTLSGKRLEVPIKKLLAGRPLEKAANIASVDDPDALRWYAGFAQRRGAAAGRR comes from the coding sequence ATGACCGACATCCTGTGGAGCCCGTCCGACGCCCGCATCGCGTCGTCCCCGCTGCGCGAGTTCCTCGACCGGCTCCAGGAGCGCGAGGGTCGGCCGTTCCCCGATCACGACGCGCTCTGGGCCTGGTCGGTCGCCGACCTCGACCGGTTCTGGACCGCGGTCGTCGATCACTACGACGTCGAGCTGTCCACGCCCTGGACCCAGGTCCGCACGGCCGATCCGATGCCGCACACCCGGTGGTTCACCGGGGCGCGGCTGAACTGGGCCCGGCACGCCCTGCGCCACGGCGCGGACGACGCGCCGGCGCTGCTGTGCGTGCAGGAGGGCGGCCGGGCGGCCCGCGAGATCAGCTGGGCCGAGCTGCGCGGCTCGGTCGCCGCGGCGGCGGCCTGGCTGCGCCGGGCGGGGGTGCGCCCCGGCGACCGGGTCGCCGCCTACCTGCCCAACACCGAGCACGCGGTGATCGGGGTGCTGGCCGCCGCCGCGGTGGGCGCGGTGTGGGCGTGCTGCTCCCCGGACTTCGGCGCCGAGGGGACGATCGGGCGGCTCGCGCAGCTGGAACCGACCGTGCTGATCGCCGCCGACGGCTACCACTGGAACGGCCGGGAGATCGATCGCGGCGACGTCGTCGCGCAGCTGCGGGCGAATCTGCCGACCGTGCGGCGGGTCGTGCACGTCCCGTACCTGTTCGACCGGCCGGCCCCCGAGGGCAGCACGCCGTGGGCGGAGCTGCTCGCCGAGCCCGCGCCGCTCGAGTTCGCCCAGGTCGAGTTCTCGCACCCGCTGTGGGTGCTGTTCACCTCCGGCACCACCGGGCTGCCCAAGGGCCTGGTGCACGGGCACGGCGGGATCACCCTGGAGGGTCTCAAGTGGTCCGGCCTGTACTGCGGGCTGCGCGCGGGCGAGCGGATGTTCGCCGTCACCTCGACCGGCTGGGCGCTGTGGAACATGCAGCTCGGCGCGCTCACCCGGGGCGCGACGATCGTGCTGTACGAGGGCAGTCCCGGGCACCCGGACGGCGCGGTCTTCGAGGTCACGGCCCGCACCCGTGCCGATGTCCTGCTGCTCGGTGCGGCCGTGGTCACCGCGACGTCGAACACCGGGGTGTCGCCACGTGCGGAGCACGACCTGGGCGGGCTGCGGCACGTGATGGTGAGCGGCTCGGCGCTGCCGTCGGCGGGCTACCACTGGATCCTGGAGCACGTCGGGGCACACGTGCGGATCGACTCCACCAGCGGCGGCACCGACATCTCCGGCTCGTTCATCGGCGGCAACGAGTACGCACCGGTACGGGTCGGCCGGATCGGCGGGCGGCTCGCCGGCGTCGACTGCGCGGCCTGGGACGACGACGGCGAGCCGGTCGTCGGCACGGTCGGGGACCTCGTCGTCACCCAGCCGATGCCGTCGATGCCGGTGTACCTGTGGAACGACCCGGATGCGGTGCGCTACACCGACTCCTACTTCGACACCTGGCCCGGGGTGTGGCGGCACGGGGACTGGGTGACCTTCCATCCCGAGGGCGACGTCTCGGTCCACGGCCGCTCGGACTCCACCCTCAACCGCCAGGGCGTACGGCTGGGCAGCAGCGACTTCTACGACGTGCTGGAGACGCTGCCGGAGATCGCGGAGACCCTGGTCGTCGGCGTCGAGGAGCCCGACGACGGCTACTGGCTCGGCCTGTTCGTCGTCCCGGCCGAGGGTCACGTGCTCGACGACGAGCTCCGGGACACGATCGTGACCACCCTGCGGTCCCGGCTCACGGCCCGGCACGTCCCGGACGAGATCATCGCCGCGCCCGCCGTGCCGCACACGCTCAGCGGCAAGCGGCTCGAGGTCCCGATCAAGAAGCTGCTGGCCGGGCGGCCGCTGGAGAAGGCCGCGAACATCGCCTCGGTCGACGATCCGGACGCGCTGCGCTGGTACGCCGGGTTCGCGCAGCGCCGGGGCGCCGCGGCGGGACGTCGATAG
- a CDS encoding LLM class flavin-dependent oxidoreductase: protein MKLALYLPNFRDHVTLKELEDLTALAEDLDFDSVWTLDRIIVPETSDRQELQYPFGMMNDLPNGLPVIARGKWFQGMTLIPWLAAKTEKLRIGMSIIDTPYRSPGVLAAELATQDHLANGRLNVGVGSGWMPEEFAAASATHLFPRRHGHVRETIEIMQGIWSNELFEYHGEFADFPLSGFGHKPIQQPGPPIFFSGLKDPKRSAKRIAKYGLQGWIGIQDSPEDIRRWKGEMERELGELGRGFPDGFEMCSMIWFVITDEPMDQTPAGKGTNLLAGNAQQIEDMLKRYKDAGMTMPLLWPPFRDVPTSKTLDDLKRLNEEILPKVNAS, encoded by the coding sequence ATGAAGCTCGCTCTCTACCTGCCCAACTTCCGCGACCACGTCACCCTGAAGGAGCTCGAGGACCTGACCGCCCTCGCCGAGGACCTGGACTTCGACTCGGTCTGGACGCTGGACCGGATCATCGTCCCGGAGACCTCGGACCGCCAGGAGCTCCAGTATCCGTTCGGCATGATGAACGACCTCCCCAACGGGCTGCCGGTGATCGCTCGCGGCAAGTGGTTCCAGGGCATGACGCTGATCCCGTGGCTCGCCGCCAAGACCGAGAAGCTCCGGATCGGCATGAGCATCATCGACACCCCCTACCGGTCGCCGGGGGTGCTGGCCGCCGAGCTCGCCACCCAGGACCACCTGGCGAACGGCAGGCTCAACGTCGGCGTCGGCTCCGGCTGGATGCCCGAGGAGTTCGCCGCGGCCAGCGCCACGCACCTGTTCCCGCGCCGGCACGGCCACGTCCGCGAGACGATCGAGATCATGCAGGGCATCTGGTCGAACGAGCTCTTCGAGTACCACGGTGAGTTCGCCGACTTCCCGCTGTCCGGCTTCGGCCACAAGCCGATCCAGCAGCCCGGACCGCCGATCTTCTTCTCCGGGCTGAAGGACCCGAAGCGGTCGGCGAAGCGGATCGCGAAGTACGGCCTGCAGGGCTGGATCGGCATCCAGGACTCGCCCGAGGACATCCGGCGCTGGAAGGGGGAGATGGAGCGCGAGCTCGGCGAGCTCGGTCGCGGCTTCCCCGACGGCTTCGAGATGTGCAGCATGATCTGGTTCGTCATCACCGACGAGCCGATGGACCAGACCCCGGCCGGCAAGGGCACGAACCTGCTGGCCGGCAATGCGCAGCAGATCGAGGACATGCTCAAGCGCTACAAGGACGCCGGGATGACGATGCCGCTGCTGTGGCCGCCGTTCCGCGACGTCCCGACCAGCAAGACCCTCGACGACCTCAAGCGGCTCAACGAGGAGATCCTGCCGAAGGTCAACGCGAGCTGA
- a CDS encoding lipopolysaccharide biosynthesis protein, with amino-acid sequence MAPPPPAVERRGGGGLGDSLALTLTSAFNSVAGLIGFVIAAWLMPQDEVGRATEFVSAMQLIGGAAQLNLGIGLMRWLPGAGRRSVRLVFGSLLLIMPLSGLVGLCYGLIVPRVAEIAAGDGPFGWGLLLLVLGCAGWGVFVVHDFVLVAIGRPWLAVWRSGTFAVARIGLLAVLGAGLASQGMVLSWVIPVVVWIAVGTVVLWFVVRRFAAAGPVGTLPSRASMAAFLAPTAVAQFGAVLLYNQIPLLANFRMGNEIGAVFFIAWQATVVVDTAAVFFTNSLAVQTAREPHRAAELARATRRRMLMVFVPLLVLGAALGWPVLRVLGEGYPVGAPVLAALMVGVLFRLVVVFELARRQADGDGFGYARLSLLNSGLVVVFAWLVPLPDPATTHPALVMLPFVVGYVVVQAAFAALVGRRGAR; translated from the coding sequence ATGGCTCCCCCTCCCCCGGCCGTCGAGCGACGCGGTGGCGGCGGGCTCGGCGACTCGCTCGCCCTGACACTGACCTCCGCGTTCAACTCCGTCGCGGGGCTCATCGGCTTCGTGATCGCGGCCTGGCTGATGCCGCAGGACGAGGTCGGCCGGGCCACCGAGTTCGTCTCGGCGATGCAGCTGATCGGCGGCGCCGCGCAGCTCAACCTCGGGATCGGCCTCATGCGCTGGCTCCCGGGTGCCGGGCGCCGGTCGGTCCGCCTGGTGTTCGGCAGCCTGCTGCTGATCATGCCGCTGTCCGGGCTCGTGGGGCTCTGCTACGGGCTCATCGTGCCGAGGGTCGCCGAGATCGCGGCCGGTGACGGCCCGTTCGGCTGGGGACTGCTGTTGCTCGTACTCGGCTGCGCCGGCTGGGGCGTGTTCGTCGTCCACGACTTCGTGCTGGTCGCGATCGGCCGCCCCTGGCTCGCGGTCTGGCGCAGCGGCACCTTCGCGGTCGCCCGGATCGGGCTGCTGGCCGTGCTCGGCGCCGGACTCGCCTCGCAGGGGATGGTGCTGTCCTGGGTGATCCCGGTGGTGGTGTGGATCGCCGTCGGCACCGTCGTCCTGTGGTTCGTGGTCCGCCGGTTCGCCGCCGCGGGCCCGGTGGGCACCCTGCCGAGCCGGGCGTCGATGGCGGCGTTCCTGGCGCCCACCGCGGTGGCCCAGTTCGGCGCGGTGCTGCTCTACAACCAGATCCCGCTGCTCGCGAACTTCAGGATGGGCAACGAGATCGGCGCGGTCTTCTTCATCGCCTGGCAGGCCACCGTCGTCGTCGACACAGCAGCGGTGTTCTTCACCAACTCGCTGGCCGTGCAGACCGCCCGTGAGCCGCACCGGGCCGCCGAGCTCGCGCGGGCGACCCGCCGCCGGATGCTCATGGTGTTCGTCCCGCTGCTCGTTCTCGGCGCGGCACTCGGCTGGCCGGTGCTGCGGGTGCTCGGCGAGGGCTACCCGGTCGGCGCGCCGGTGCTCGCCGCACTGATGGTGGGGGTGCTGTTCCGGCTGGTGGTGGTGTTCGAGCTGGCCCGCCGCCAGGCCGACGGCGACGGGTTCGGCTATGCGCGGCTCTCGCTGCTCAACTCCGGGCTGGTCGTCGTCTTCGCCTGGCTCGTCCCGCTCCCGGATCCGGCCACGACGCACCCGGCGCTGGTGATGCTGCCGTTCGTCGTCGGCTACGTGGTGGTCCAGGCGGCCTTCGCGGCCCTGGTCGGCCGGCGCGGGGCCCGGTAG
- a CDS encoding DUF3159 domain-containing protein, which produces MTERQDGTREDDEATTGPLPVVGKSGKAGASKDPAEMTLLEHMGGPMGFVYSAIPVAVFVTANAFLSLSLTIGIAVGSGLALFGYRLLRGERFAQAVGSLLGVALASALVAVTGSARDFFAIGIWASLAGFVLTLGTVLARRPVTGVVWNLVHGGTHDWRADRPTLRAHDLATLAAALVLGSRFAIQQWLYVTESTAGLGIARVLMGTPLTIVAALVVVWAFRRSTKRLIPAGR; this is translated from the coding sequence ATGACCGAACGACAGGACGGCACACGAGAAGACGACGAGGCCACCACGGGACCGCTGCCCGTCGTCGGGAAGTCGGGGAAGGCCGGTGCGTCGAAGGACCCGGCCGAGATGACGCTGCTCGAGCACATGGGCGGCCCGATGGGCTTCGTCTACTCGGCGATCCCGGTCGCCGTGTTCGTCACGGCGAACGCGTTCCTGTCGCTGTCGCTGACGATCGGCATCGCGGTCGGATCGGGGCTGGCGCTGTTCGGGTACCGGCTGCTGCGCGGTGAGCGCTTCGCGCAGGCCGTCGGCAGCCTGCTCGGTGTCGCGCTCGCCTCCGCCCTGGTCGCGGTCACCGGATCGGCGCGGGACTTCTTCGCGATCGGGATCTGGGCGTCGCTCGCCGGCTTCGTGCTGACGCTCGGGACCGTGCTGGCCCGCCGACCGGTCACCGGGGTGGTGTGGAACCTGGTGCACGGCGGCACCCACGACTGGCGCGCGGACCGGCCCACCCTGCGGGCGCACGATCTCGCGACGCTGGCCGCCGCGCTCGTCCTCGGTTCGCGGTTCGCGATCCAGCAGTGGCTCTACGTCACCGAGAGCACGGCCGGACTGGGGATCGCCCGGGTGCTGATGGGCACCCCGCTGACGATCGTGGCAGCGCTCGTCGTCGTGTGGGCGTTCCGCCGCAGCACCAAGCGCCTGATCCCCGCCGGCCGATGA
- a CDS encoding MFS transporter, whose translation MSIAGVRRSPAVWLTSYGLSLLGKGIAAVVLPLLVLERTGDVLAAGVLASVTTAASALTGLVSGLLVDRVDRRTVAVASDLLGAVSLAALPLVDLLWGLNLGWFLLFGVLGAMIRVPGMTAQETLLPTLVRLGGTEPRRLERWVAIRENLGNVLLLAGPGTGGLLVGMLGATPTVLWVTAVTSVLAAMTTLVLDPRAGRIARRAREATGGALRAAMSDLVASWRFLARNRLVLGATLVSAALVAVLASLQTTVLPAYFIEADLPALTGLTLSALAGGGVVGSALYAALAGRVPRRVWFVVGMLGFGVGFALVGSLAAPWLVLAAAALVGLTNAPVAAVLGVLTIEATPDAMRGRVLGAQNTLVLAAPALTGAPVAAVASAAGLGVAGIVLAALAATTAVIALASPAFRKLEGLADPDDVGTGPDQTAPVPPVPVAGS comes from the coding sequence ATGAGCATCGCCGGTGTCCGGCGCAGCCCGGCGGTGTGGCTGACCTCGTACGGGCTGTCGCTGCTGGGCAAGGGCATCGCCGCGGTGGTCCTGCCGCTGCTGGTGCTCGAACGCACCGGGGACGTGCTCGCCGCGGGAGTGCTGGCATCGGTCACGACGGCGGCGTCCGCGCTGACCGGCCTGGTCTCCGGTCTGCTGGTCGACCGGGTCGATCGCCGGACGGTGGCGGTGGCGTCCGATCTGCTGGGCGCGGTGTCGCTGGCGGCGCTGCCGCTGGTCGACCTGCTGTGGGGACTGAACCTGGGATGGTTCCTGCTGTTCGGGGTGCTCGGAGCGATGATCCGGGTGCCGGGGATGACCGCCCAGGAGACGCTGCTGCCCACCCTGGTGCGGCTCGGCGGCACCGAACCCCGGCGGCTGGAGCGCTGGGTGGCGATCCGGGAGAACCTCGGCAACGTGCTGCTGCTCGCCGGTCCGGGAACGGGCGGGCTGCTGGTCGGGATGCTCGGCGCGACGCCCACCGTGCTGTGGGTGACGGCGGTGACCAGCGTGCTGGCCGCGATGACGACGCTGGTGCTGGACCCGCGGGCCGGCCGGATCGCCCGCCGGGCCCGGGAAGCCACGGGTGGCGCGCTGCGCGCGGCGATGTCCGATCTCGTCGCCTCGTGGCGGTTCCTCGCCCGCAACCGGCTGGTGCTCGGCGCCACGCTGGTGTCGGCGGCGCTGGTGGCGGTGCTCGCGTCGCTGCAGACGACGGTGCTGCCCGCCTACTTCATCGAGGCGGACCTGCCCGCGCTGACCGGGCTCACGTTGAGCGCGCTGGCCGGCGGCGGCGTCGTCGGGTCGGCGCTGTACGCGGCACTGGCCGGACGGGTGCCGCGCCGGGTGTGGTTCGTCGTCGGGATGCTGGGCTTCGGTGTCGGCTTCGCGCTGGTCGGGAGCCTGGCCGCGCCCTGGCTGGTACTCGCTGCCGCTGCGTTGGTCGGCCTGACCAACGCCCCGGTCGCCGCCGTGCTGGGCGTGCTGACGATCGAGGCGACCCCGGACGCGATGCGTGGCCGGGTGCTGGGCGCCCAGAACACACTGGTGCTGGCGGCACCGGCGCTGACCGGGGCACCGGTCGCCGCGGTCGCCTCGGCCGCCGGACTGGGGGTCGCGGGGATCGTGCTGGCCGCGCTGGCGGCCACGACCGCGGTCATCGCGCTGGCGTCCCCGGCCTTCCGGAAGCTGGAGGGCCTGGCGGACCCCGACGACGTCGGGACGGGCCCGGACCAGACGGCGCCGGTTCCGCCGGTCCCGGTCGCGGGCTCCTGA
- a CDS encoding MerR family transcriptional regulator has translation MAWSTREIADLAGTSLRAVRHYHEVGLLAEPERLPNGYKQYGVAHLVRLLRVKRLVDLGFSLAQIAEMGDDDHHPEQALRTLDAELAATVEQLQRVRIELGLLLRHRASTDLPAGLVPTAGLSDADRSLVVVMTRVLGPQRLEAYTELLRSATTDPTDGEFDELPADAAEAVRRDLADRMAPYIRRIREEHSALASAPGTRPEDRLADETAAKAVQELYNPAQLDVLRRVRDLLKDG, from the coding sequence ATGGCCTGGAGCACCCGTGAGATCGCAGACCTGGCCGGCACCAGCCTGCGGGCGGTTCGGCACTACCACGAGGTGGGGCTGCTCGCCGAGCCCGAGCGGCTCCCGAACGGCTACAAGCAGTACGGCGTCGCGCACCTCGTCCGGCTGCTGCGAGTCAAGCGGCTGGTCGATCTCGGGTTCTCGCTGGCCCAGATCGCCGAGATGGGCGACGACGACCACCACCCCGAGCAAGCTCTGCGCACCCTGGACGCCGAGCTCGCCGCGACCGTCGAGCAGCTGCAGCGGGTCCGCATCGAGCTCGGGCTGCTCCTGCGGCATCGCGCGTCCACCGACCTGCCCGCCGGGCTGGTCCCGACGGCCGGGCTGTCGGACGCGGACCGGTCGCTCGTCGTCGTGATGACCCGGGTGCTGGGGCCACAGCGGCTGGAGGCCTACACCGAGCTGCTGCGCTCCGCGACCACGGACCCGACCGACGGCGAGTTCGACGAGCTCCCCGCGGACGCCGCCGAGGCCGTCCGCCGGGATCTGGCCGACCGGATGGCCCCCTACATCCGGCGGATCCGGGAGGAGCACTCGGCGCTCGCATCGGCGCCCGGAACCCGGCCCGAGGACCGGCTGGCGGACGAGACCGCGGCGAAGGCGGTTCAGGAGCTCTACAACCCGGCCCAGCTGGACGTGCTGCGCCGGGTCCGCGATCTGCTCAAGGACGGCTGA
- a CDS encoding CPBP family intramembrane glutamic endopeptidase — protein MSPSEQHPQRAAHRAAGRTGPPGWPEIVVGLAVLAVVAYGSGPLIITPLGLSPVAHGLALGALSGIAGIAGFLAALGLRIRSLEAFGVRATTLRWLLIGVGGGVLAFVLVRILGIVMFALGIVPENIQESYTDAGSAGAWSVALSLVFLALLTPLGEELIFRGVLTTALLRYGAVVAVVGSALVFALMHGLNAVFFTALIVGLVAGELRRRSGSIWPAVAAHAVNNALAQAIALALAGVL, from the coding sequence ATGTCACCGTCAGAGCAGCACCCGCAACGCGCCGCCCACCGGGCTGCCGGCCGCACCGGTCCGCCCGGCTGGCCCGAGATCGTCGTCGGCCTCGCCGTGCTCGCGGTGGTCGCGTACGGGTCCGGGCCGCTGATCATCACCCCGCTCGGCCTGTCCCCGGTGGCGCACGGCCTGGCACTGGGCGCGCTGTCCGGGATCGCCGGGATCGCCGGCTTCCTCGCCGCGCTGGGGCTCCGGATCCGGTCGCTCGAGGCGTTCGGGGTGCGCGCGACGACGCTGCGCTGGCTGCTCATCGGGGTCGGTGGCGGCGTGCTGGCGTTCGTACTCGTCCGGATCCTCGGCATCGTCATGTTCGCGCTGGGGATCGTGCCGGAGAACATCCAGGAGTCCTACACCGACGCGGGCAGCGCGGGCGCCTGGTCGGTGGCGCTGTCGCTGGTGTTCCTCGCCCTGCTCACCCCGCTCGGCGAGGAGCTGATCTTCCGCGGGGTGCTGACGACGGCGTTGCTGCGCTACGGCGCGGTCGTCGCCGTCGTCGGCAGCGCCCTGGTCTTCGCGCTCATGCACGGGCTGAACGCCGTGTTCTTCACCGCGCTGATCGTCGGCCTGGTCGCCGGGGAGCTCCGGCGCCGCAGCGGGTCGATCTGGCCGGCCGTCGCCGCCCACGCGGTCAACAACGCACTCGCCCAGGCCATCGCGCTCGCGCTGGCCGGGGTGCTCTGA
- a CDS encoding nuclear transport factor 2 family protein has protein sequence MPSASELAQRNLFEVFNERDPAGRVRAGDEIYAPDIEFHDPEGPVRGPADVVAKAGALLDGAPGFVFTVARIRENPGGLSVLDWRFGPAGGEPVVTGTDVVLVADGRISALYTLLDG, from the coding sequence ATGCCCTCCGCATCCGAGCTCGCCCAGCGCAATCTGTTCGAGGTCTTCAACGAGCGCGATCCCGCCGGACGGGTGCGGGCGGGTGACGAGATCTACGCCCCCGACATCGAGTTCCACGATCCCGAAGGCCCGGTCCGCGGGCCCGCGGACGTCGTGGCGAAGGCCGGGGCGCTGCTCGACGGGGCACCCGGGTTCGTCTTCACCGTGGCGCGGATCCGGGAGAACCCCGGCGGGCTGAGCGTCCTGGACTGGCGGTTCGGCCCCGCGGGCGGCGAGCCGGTCGTCACCGGGACCGACGTCGTGCTCGTCGCCGACGGCCGGATCAGCGCGCTCTACACCCTGCTCGACGGCTGA
- a CDS encoding zinc-dependent alcohol dehydrogenase encodes MSGARALVVERPGELRVTDAGRAGPLEHGEALVRVAYAGICGSDREILAGTRAPGYVRYPVVPGHEWSGTVVELGAGTDPRLLGRRVVGEGFRYCATCDACRRGATNLCRAGYDETGFTSPGACADELRLPARLLHVLPDDADLRGAALIEPAACMAEAVLQAAPLPGERVAVVGGGTLGLLAVQLLAAHSPAELLVVDPRPRPGAAAAGATGVCPPDRTGRRAGVFDVVLEAAGARGAGRLAVGLTRRGGRVVLSGLYGGADDPLPPAELVEAAVTVRTVFGAPSRAWTHAVAAFADGRLRPAPLISDELVLEDAVRALGPSAPLPIGKVLLHP; translated from the coding sequence GTGAGCGGCGCGCGGGCGCTGGTCGTCGAGCGACCCGGCGAGCTGCGGGTGACCGACGCGGGCCGGGCCGGGCCACTCGAGCACGGCGAAGCCCTGGTGCGGGTCGCCTACGCCGGGATCTGCGGCTCCGACCGGGAGATCCTGGCCGGGACCCGCGCTCCCGGCTATGTCCGTTACCCGGTGGTGCCCGGGCACGAGTGGTCCGGGACCGTCGTCGAACTGGGTGCCGGGACCGATCCCCGGCTGCTCGGCCGCCGGGTCGTCGGCGAGGGGTTCCGCTACTGCGCCACCTGTGACGCCTGCCGGCGCGGCGCGACCAACCTCTGCCGCGCCGGCTACGACGAGACCGGCTTCACCAGCCCCGGAGCCTGCGCCGATGAGCTGCGGCTCCCGGCCCGGTTGCTGCACGTGCTCCCGGACGACGCCGACCTGCGCGGCGCGGCACTCATCGAACCCGCCGCGTGCATGGCCGAGGCGGTGCTCCAGGCGGCGCCGCTGCCCGGTGAACGCGTCGCGGTGGTCGGCGGCGGGACGCTGGGGCTGCTCGCCGTCCAGCTGCTGGCCGCGCACTCGCCCGCCGAGCTCCTGGTCGTCGATCCGCGACCGCGGCCGGGGGCCGCCGCTGCCGGGGCGACCGGCGTCTGCCCGCCGGACCGGACCGGGCGCCGCGCCGGTGTGTTCGACGTCGTCCTGGAGGCGGCCGGTGCCCGTGGTGCCGGGCGGCTGGCGGTCGGGCTCACCCGGCGCGGCGGCCGGGTGGTGCTGAGCGGGCTCTACGGCGGCGCCGACGATCCGCTCCCGCCCGCCGAGCTGGTCGAGGCGGCGGTGACGGTGCGTACGGTGTTCGGGGCGCCGTCGCGGGCCTGGACGCACGCGGTCGCCGCGTTCGCCGACGGACGGTTGCGACCGGCCCCGCTGATCAGCGACGAGCTCGTGCTGGAGGACGCGGTGCGGGCGCTCGGCCCGTCCGCGCCACTGCCGATCGGAAAGGTGTTGCTGCACCCGTGA
- a CDS encoding SMP-30/gluconolactonase/LRE family protein, with the protein MTRELVAEQLTGPVAEHGEGPVWHPSFAGVRWVDMLAGDILELADDRIRRTHVGSVAAAFRPRRDGGLVLADERGFVLLDPDLRVQRRLGDLWDDPGIRMNEGGCDPAGAFWCGSMAYDTRPGAGTLYRLGPDLVAEPALTGVTISNGLVFTPDGRRAYYIDTPTGRIDVFDVDPDAGAAALRDRRPAVLVDPAAGLPDGLTVDSAGALWVALWGGSAVHRYTPDGVLDTVVRLPVSRVTACTFGGPDLGTLFVTSSRQELTADELTAQPAAGALFAVRPGTGGAPVAEFSG; encoded by the coding sequence GTGACCCGGGAGCTGGTCGCCGAGCAGCTGACCGGGCCGGTGGCGGAGCACGGCGAGGGTCCGGTGTGGCACCCGTCGTTCGCCGGGGTGCGCTGGGTCGACATGCTCGCCGGCGACATCCTGGAGCTCGCCGACGACCGGATCCGGCGCACGCACGTCGGCTCGGTGGCCGCGGCGTTCCGGCCGCGCCGCGACGGGGGACTGGTGCTCGCCGACGAGCGCGGCTTCGTGCTGCTCGACCCGGACCTGCGGGTGCAGCGGCGGCTCGGCGATCTGTGGGACGACCCCGGCATCCGGATGAACGAGGGCGGCTGCGACCCGGCCGGCGCGTTCTGGTGCGGCTCCATGGCCTACGACACCCGGCCCGGTGCGGGAACCCTGTACCGGCTCGGGCCGGACCTGGTCGCGGAGCCCGCGCTGACCGGCGTCACGATCTCGAACGGGCTCGTCTTCACCCCGGACGGCCGGCGCGCCTACTACATCGACACCCCGACCGGCCGCATCGACGTGTTCGACGTCGACCCGGACGCCGGTGCCGCTGCGTTGCGCGACCGCAGGCCCGCCGTGCTCGTCGATCCGGCGGCCGGTCTGCCCGACGGCCTCACCGTGGACTCGGCCGGCGCACTGTGGGTGGCGCTGTGGGGCGGCTCCGCGGTGCACCGCTACACCCCGGACGGCGTGCTGGACACCGTCGTCCGGCTGCCGGTGAGCCGGGTCACCGCGTGCACGTTCGGCGGCCCGGACCTCGGCACGCTGTTCGTGACCAGCTCCCGCCAGGAGCTCACCGCGGACGAGCTCACCGCCCAGCCTGCGGCCGGGGCGTTGTTCGCGGTGCGCCCCGGTACCGGTGGCGCGCCGGTGGCCGAGTTCAGCGGCTGA